From Primulina huaijiensis isolate GDHJ02 chromosome 15, ASM1229523v2, whole genome shotgun sequence, one genomic window encodes:
- the LOC140959291 gene encoding uncharacterized protein — MGEMELVISRFQNMRPPRFFGNEDGEKAVAWLKSMKRLFNMLEYTPDLQLKLAICQLKDRAQLWWETTEEALKESGERVTWDVFCAQFAREYSPPSYYSAKEAEFNRLTQGNMTVVEYASQFSALLAYVPHVASSDRNKLSHFMQGLNRTICTLVVAGAPVNYADAVEKAKNVEASLLLAEPQSVQPGFPQSFGGNVPMPVGAPLYRPLLPYQPSQSYQQPKQQHFKAKGKQFKKQSRSSSSSSGSQRGGSVGSPGGVFCDRCGGKHISTQCTGVHGSCNICGQVGHYARSFQQSSYPQPRGSVPQRFPGPQQAQVHPLTQDQVQDSQGGVIAVSAMEMFRILSAGNEGFMIYAVDATQGKRFEVSDIPVVKEFPDVFPDEIPGFPPQREIDFSIELVSGTNPISRAPYRLAPAQLKELKEQLQDLLEKGYIRPSMSPSGAPGTSVYSKIDLRSGYHRLRTLKEKLTTATVLALPSGSGGYVVCSDASLNGLGCVLMQNGRLWRHYLYGEQFVIYSDHKSLKYLFSQPDLNMRQRRWMELLKDFDCEIQYKPGRMNLVADALSRKVQNAMLTSLTISKVHEHLGTLGWTYQISGDYFVVSSIQVEPQILSRIKAAQKTDPHIHRLKEFSRTGQTEKFSVASVGNLRFNGRLVVKAERMRPGGMLHSLEVPQLSKSAHFIPYDRTCTYMKMAKLYIDHIVRLHGVPITIVSDRDPRSPICWEDVGERQMSKQEFIQEMKDKVELIRKRMKAAQDRQASYANKRRRPLEFQVGDYVFLKVSPFRGTMRFGHKGKLAPRSYEPDPSHILNVEDVELDSSLSYVEHPVQILDRKERQLKSKTIPLVLVQWSRHGREKSTWELEAKMRQEWPHLFENLGQLPLLCFLRGHRLEQVYLALLWVESSAFFLDNLEYGDAHFRK, encoded by the exons ATGGGTGAAATGGAACTAGTGATATCCCGATTTCAGAACATGCGTCCTCCTCGATTCTTTGGGAATGAAGATGGTGAGAAAGCTGTAGCATGGTTAAAAAGTATGAAGCGTTTGTTTAATATGTTGGAGTACACTCCTGATTTGCAACTTAAGTTGGCTATTTGTCAATTAAAAGACCGAGCTCAGTTATGGTGGGAAACTACCGAGGAAGCTCTGAAGGAATCAGGTGAAAGAGTTACTTGGGATGTATTTTGCGCACAGTTTGCTCGAGAATATTCACCGCCTTCGTATTATTCGGCCAAGGAAGCTGAATTTAATAGATTGACTCAAGGTAACATGACTGTAGTGGAGTATGCCTCTCAATTCtcagcacttcttgcctatgttCCTCATGTTGCTAGCAGTGATCGGAACAAGCTATCGCATTTTATGCAAGGATTGAATCGAACCATTTGCACTTTAGTAGTTGCTGGAGCACCTGTTAATTATGCCGATGCTGTAGAGAAAGCCAAGAATGTGGAGGCAAGTCTACTTTTGGCAGAACCACAGTCAGTTCAACCAGGTTTTCCTCAGAGTTTCGGAGGCAATGTGCCGATGCCAGTTGGTGCACCACTATACCGTCCTTTACTGCCGTATCAGCCTTCGCAGTCTTATCAGCAACCAAAGCAGCAACACTTTAAGGCCAaaggaaaacagttcaagaaacaGAGTCGTAGTAGTTCTTCTAGTTCCGGCAGTCAGCGTGGAGGTTCAGTTGGGTCACCAGGTGGAGTATTTTGTGATCGTTGTGGTGGTAAGCATATCAGTACTCAGTGTACGGGAGTTCATGGATCTTGTAATATCTGTGGGCAAGTTGGACAttatgctaga TCTTTTCAGCAGTCTAGCTATCCTCAGCCTAGAGGTTCTGTTCCGCAGCGTTTTCCAGGGCCACAACAGGCTCAAGTTCATCCTCTAACTCAGGATCAAGTTCAAGACTCACAGGGCGGAGTTATTGCAG TGTCAGCAATGGAAATGTTTAGAATCTTGTCAGCAGGAAATGAAGGATTCATGATCTATGCAGTTGATGCGACTCAGGGAAAAAGATTTGAAGTATCAGATATTCCTGTTGTCAAGGAATTCcctgatgtatttcccgatgagattcctggatttccACCCCAGAGGGAAATCGATTTTAGCATTGAGTTGGTGTCCGGGACAAATCCTATTTCGAGAGCACCATATCGTTTGGCTCCAGCGCaattgaaagaactcaaagagCAATTACAGGACTTACTGGAAAAAGGCTATATTAGACCAAGTATGTCACCTTCGGGAGCTCCG GGTACATCAGTGTATTCAAAGAtcgatcttcgttctggatatCATCGACTTAGG ACTTTGAAGGAAAAGTTGACAACAGCTACAGTGCTAGCTTTGCCATCAGGCTCAGGAGGATATGTTGTTTGTTCAGATGCATCTCTAAATGGCCTTGGTTGTGTTTTAATGCAAAATGGGCGA TTATGGCGTCATTATCTGTACGGTGAGCAGTTTGTGATTTATTCGGATCACAAGAGTCTTAAATATCTTTTCTCACAGCCTgacttgaacatgagacaacgtcGATGGATGGAGTTGCtcaaagactttgattgtgagattcagtataAACCAGGGCGAATGAATCTTGTTGCAGATGCCCTCAGCAGAAAAGTTCAGAATGCTATGTTGACATCTTTGACTATCTCTAAAGTTCACGAGCACTTGGGAACTTTAGGATGGACTTATCAGATCAGTGGAGACTACTTTGTAGTATCATCTATTCAAGTTGAGCCACAGATTTTGTCCAGAATCAAAGCAGCACAGAAGACCGATCCGCACATTCATAGATTAAAAGAATTTTCTCGAACAGGTCAGACAGAAAAGTTTAGTGTTGCCTCAGTTGGTAATCTGCGCTTTAATGGTAGACTTGTG gttaaagccgagagaatgagaCCTGGTGGAATGTTACATAGTCTTGAAGTGCCGCA aTTGTCTAAATCAGCTCATTTTATTCCGTATGATCGTACATGTACTTATATGAAAATGGCGAAACTGTACATTGATCATAtagtgagattgcatggtgtgccaatAACCATAGTATccgatcgtgatccaag atcgccgatatgTTGGGAAGATGTAGGAGAAAGACAGATGTCAAAACAAGAATTTATTCAAGAGATGAAAGAtaaagttgaattgatcagaaaAAGGATGAAAGCAGCCCAGGATCGTCAAGCCAGTTATGCTAATAAAAGGCGTAGACCTTTAGAGTTCCAAGTGGGCgattatgttttcttgaaagtaTCACCATTTCGGGGTACTATGAGATTTGGACATAAAGGGAAGTTAGCTCCGCGTTCT tatgagCCAGATCCGTCTCATATCTTGAATGTCGAGGATGTGGAGTTAGACAGTTCTCTTAGCTATGTTGAACATCCTGTGCAAATTTTGGACCGCAAGGAAAGACAGCTCAAGAGCAAGACGATTCCACTAGTTTTGGTACAATGGAGTAGGCATGGAAGAGAAAAATCTACATGGGAATTAGAGGCAAAGATGCGACAAGAATGGCCTCATTTGTTTGAGAAT TTGGGTCAACTTCCTCTTCTTTGTTTCCTAAGAGGGCATAGGCTCGAGCAGGTATATTTGGCTTTGCTGTGGGTTGAGTCTTCTGCGTTCTTTTTGGACAATCTTGAATACGGTGATGCTCACTTCCGCAAATAA